In Pieris brassicae chromosome 12, ilPieBrab1.1, whole genome shotgun sequence, the genomic window TAtgataacttataaaaaagcaatattGACTATGAGTGTAAAAAGTATatgtattactttattatgtagtataactttatacttatttaagaaattctGTTTAatgtagttattattattttgaagtaATGAAGCgacataaaaattgtatactaaTGTTTAGTATTGTAAAAGCTTGTCATATTTTGTGTAGTAGGCTGATAAATGTTTAACCTTGTAGAGTTATTCTCAATTATACCGCCTAAAACTGTATTGGTGAAATCGGCTTataagcaaataaaatatgattataatgAGAGTGTATTAAATTCCTAACTCCTTATTCGCCACAGATCCATTacgaattttaatatgtatctCTATGACATATAGAGAAGCAAATATCATTCAATCTCAAAACAACTTCTACCAGGCATTAAACTACGTTTTATCGCTGTGTTCAGATTTTACttgaacattgaccaactgctgacacggctcaCGTGGCTATTGACACTGTTTTGCTGTTACAAATTTTAACACGTGCaattttatgtacttattcttatataaacatctgaataattatatacagagCAGTGACCTTTTACAGGATTTTAAATTGTAGTCTCTTACTCATTTCCTATGTCTAAAATCTTCCAAATTCCTTCTGCAAAACCCAGGAGTTCAGGCACCTCTCtttcgaattcttcgcgattAACGGATTGAATAGTGCTTATacggagctggatatattcaGGAGTGAGCTAATCGGTTTTGGAGAAAGCATTGTTAGGTTCCTGTCTCGAACCTAATTCGCTGTTTTgctgatacattttttttctgctTCACCAAAAAtttctgttaattttattgtgtttatttttattcatatttaatttttttgtaacacttatgtttacttcaattgtcatacattttagatggaagattttgtaaaatatgtcgtagatttattaatatgtggtaaactttaataaattaataaaaaatggtataaatagattttaagaTTTCTTGAACATCAGATCATCAGATTCGAATATTGTAGCTGTCTCCTTCATTactcgcttcctctcaaagtggcgaagactcCTTCgagcccttaattatcgtggtgagcTTGCCTGGTGATAGCTTTAAGATAATCCCACCTCCTTGAACCTCTGACCTACGTATGTTACCTTAGGTCTGAcggtgcagacatcccgtacaTTACAATACATGTGTTAGGGTATATCTGTAGGGCTTAGGGATCCGTAGGTTTGTTAGGTTCTTAGGTCTCGTCTTACTATACGTatgtatttagttatctagtgtaGCTTGCTAATACAAAACTTCATATACGTTATAGATTCTCCTGAtacttaatacataaaaaaattaaatacacatttcaTATTCCGCTAGATGGAAAGCTGGACAAGATGCATAATTGAATTTatcattaaacattttcatacaCTTCTCATGTTACGGCTGAACGAGCCGTAATCAGAGTTTTTTGCATAGTCAACAGTATTTATACGTTTTGAAAcaataatactatttaaaaatatgagttATTTAATCTAACTTCAtagatttgtataaaaagCCTACACACCAAGTAATAATAATGCTTCGACGGGaagttaaacttaaaaaacctCGGAGTAAGACGCAGGCGCAGTTTGTGCAGAAACCCGGCGTGGCGGGTATGCTAACTAATGTAATTCCTATTTGTTACgcgtcattttatttattaaccaaaattatctattttacattttttttatcgatAATGTCGTAACAGGGTTGTCAACAAAAACGGTCTGCCTGCCTAAATTCTTTAATGGACCATGATGGTAGACGacgaataatatataaatatctattctAATAAGAGATTTCGTCCGGTTACTTTGCATTgacgtaaaaataatttgttaataatacaacatctattattataatttatttcgtagttttattgttcttgaaattaaagttttataatatcctAGCCTAATCTTTAGACTTCAAACCATTTTCATGTTAATGATTCTCTCGTTAAtcctgtaataaaaaaatcacattacAATAGTTATTTTCGACCTGGAATAAGTTTATACTTTAGATTTGTACATAaccttattatataagtatttctAGATTGTTACATGTACCGTATTGTATCAGTAATTACTAATTAGTcgtaaattttctaaattgcAGCGTTCTTTAGATCCGTGATGATTTACTTTAGTGATTGGAATATAGTAGTATGACAATTAGCGCGCGAATGttggatattaaatattattgttcgTACCGCCTAACGTTAGCCCGCCTCAGGGCTTGCAGGTCTAAGGCACGCGGGTCCAATTCTACTTTTGAGTTGCTGTCCAAGCCTGGCATTATGTCTGAGAAGCCCTCGCTGTCAATATCTAGAAAAAAGTTTAATACAGATTGCATTATATGTATCATAAACGACTAGAAACTATTACGattagtaattttagtaatGACCGGCGCATAATCTAATCAGGTTCTGAATATGGTTGTTTTTACaaaccttatttaaaataaattaaattaaataaaatcgctgcgatcaattgttttaatattttattagagtCTGCCTCTTCATATACAAACCAACTAATTATGggaattcattttaaatatttttcatcatttattttatatttgtgttctgtgttatatatttatttagaaagaaGAATAtgattagtaataataaatgtcgTACCAGGATTGCTAATTCGTGCGATGTCACTAGAGTGAAGACTCCCGTCGAAGTAAACCGTTCCCTCATTGTCCTGCACGAGCTctaagatttaaatttaacaattaatattaaaataaatatattgtattaaattttatagttgTATTGGGGCTTTGAGTAAGAAACATAATGTCTTAATTGAGAAAAATATTCCATGAGTTTTTAATGagttaattagttaaaatataatacataccaTATTGTTTCAGATTAGACTCCAGCTCTTcgttatctaaaaaaatattatgtgttaTGGTTAACTGTCACAACCTTACCTAAAGTGATTGAGGCTACTAAATTGATAATAAGcgaatacttttttaaaacaataaaatattagaaaaaccAGTGCcgttaaaacctttttagataTGGACCTTtgatttctgtatctctttGTCAATCTTATAAGCTACGCACTTGTCTCACTTGCTTTGAAATACTGATGCAAATTAATGggcatttttatacatttatgatatagtcaaattcaaaaatcatttatttatattgttaacacaatgtacacttatgaacgtcaaaaaacaatacattgaatacttctaattttacatttactgcgaGTTCTCAAACCAgaggcgtagaacggaagagactggaaataaactctccgccacatacatatacatttttactatGTGAAGTTTCATACTTTGAGTTCTCATATGtgtcaaaatgttttattacttcTTAGTTATTTTCATAGAACGAATATCGAATGCCACTTACCCGGAAAATACATGACTATGGATGATTTTGTCGCTAGTGAACTTTGTGTTTGTTGAGTAGTTTGTTCTACTGGCGCTACTGTATTGGACTGAGTagattctaaaaatattttattcaataatcaattacATTGCTACGAAGACGGGTTTAATGGCTTGTAAAAGGATTTCTCTTCAACTTAGGTTTTCAGCAAGCTGATATGTCAGGgaacccgttttcaggcgttccAGGTCTGGTTATACCTTTTGGTGCAGGAACAAGGAGTGACCTTTACATATATGTGACAAGGACGCATCATTATTTTCTCGAAAACAGATTAAGCAtgctagaacgccgtacgaaaAGGATGGAGTGATTTGCAAGAGAGATGAACAGCGCGAACTATCTAGAAATATGCGACGTGGATAGGACACCAACTACTCAGACTACTCCAGCTAGGTTTATGAATGCTGTTCAAGGTGGATCCGTTCAATTCATTTTTCAATTGTGTTTAAATtgcgataaaaatatttaagacagGTGATTTATTACTGTCATAAGTAATGTTTGATATGTGACAGTGTTTATTCGTAATGACTGTACTTTTTAAGTGCAATTAGATTccttattaattacatttaataaacctttaattattaatatctatcTGATTTTCGAGCTCGTAACAATGTTTCACTGCAAAAGTTAgtacaaaaggctgatcacttatcGGCTTGCTAAATAGTATTATTGAAATGGAAAATTGATTGTACTTTTATACATAGAGagataaaaatttgtttaacgaCTTACTCTCCTTCGTTGTCGTAAAAATGTGAACTTTGTCTACTTGTGTCACCCCTTTATTCACCTCTGTAGCTGGATTCAACTGCTCctcaaattttaaatctataaagtaataaagtcATAGTTAAGAACATAATTGAGAAACGTGCTAATAAGAGCTCTTTCTTATTGAAAAGGTTCGCTACTTACTCATGATTTGAAGACGCCTCAAAGCCTTTTCTATACACCAACTTAAAATTTGCGTGCTTCCATTTTGGCCGATTTCATTGCAAAAACTAGTAGCCATGATGataaaaggatttaatttattaagtttagaGCCTTGTACATCGATAGTAGTTTGTATTGGAGCCTTCGTGGTGGgcatcattatattttttcgcccgttattactttttaaatatctaatccATCGTTTATCTCTCTGAGCGTGTTTATTGATCAAATCCTTACCAGAAATGCTATCTACTGGTAGAAGAATCGTAGTTTTcttatcaataatattatttcttttattcttCTTTTTTATAGCTCTTTTCTCGGCAGCAAAACTAGCTAGAATCTTACTTTTCATAACATTATCGATGAATGTATTATTGAAatagtatttgtatattaagtcatctatattttgtttatctttgTCGTCAAGGATAAGTTTATCATGGTTTTGTAAAGGTGTTTTTTCTGGTATAGAgagtagatttattttaacagatTCTGTAGCGACTGCTTTTTGTGTTGTGGTAACGattgaagttttattttgttttttaaatataggttTAGTAATTCCTATATTTAACATACCGTGTGGCTTTGTATTTGCATTGGTTAATtgcattttctttaataaacgccaaaaattgttttgtttctgCGATATCTCACTTTGGGTTTTAGTaatgatattttgttttagattaATTTTCTCATTTGCCTCTAACATTATCTTTTGTACGCCGTAAAACTGTTTTTGTTGAGCCAAAAACTTTCTTTGTTGATTttcaaaatctaataaatttttagaaaatccTCTATCTCTGTCATTGAAGTGTTGTTCTTCAGACTTAAGCTTTTCTTCCAATTTTATTAGttctaaatttacttttaatatctcATCGTATTTGCTGTCAATGCCTAcgaattttttgttaaaatcatCGATCTTTTTCTCAACTTCACCATTTAAGCTCTCCAAACgcctatgtatatttttaatttcattatgtTGTTTCATAAtctttttaaacgtttttgttaacatagatAGCACTTTCATTATGCCTCGTTCCGATATAGGCCTgtctttaatttctttattttttggtAAAACTTGATACACATTCACAGGAGCAGTTTGATGCCAAACAATATCTTTTTCTTTATCAAACACACTGCGATCTATTTTACTATCGCCGTCATCAGTATCATTTAAGGTTTCAGTTATTTCAACTTTCTTGACATCTTGAAAGTCATAGAAATTAGACATACTTCTTTTCTGATTAATTGTCTTATTTACTTCAATATTTGCTCCTACTGTACTTGTATTcgattgatttattaatgGAGCTTGTTCTTCGGTTTTTCGTTTTGACATATTATTGATATCCGCATTAGGCGGAACATCGCTTATTACAATAGCAAAATCATAAGGAAAATCATTGAAGAAAGctggttttaatttattgatcaAATTTGATTGGATTAAAACATCGTCTGTTGTGCATTCCGTTGCGCCCGAACATTTTTTCATACTTTCTCTAAAAGGCTGCCTTTGtttaccttaaaataataaatgatttaattttaaacttacgTAAGGATAATTGACTCAGAtttctaaaatgtatgttccTTTGtcgttgttttgttttattaaataatgtttatttaagaaattaaaaataaaacttacgaTATGCCGACCTCTTGTTCCTTTCAACATAACTCGATATAAATGGGCTATTTTCGCTAAACACGTCATTGTTGCCCTGCAGCAAGGTATCAACATCAAGAGAATTTGCTCGAAATATAAACGCCCCACCTGTGGGCCTTTTCTCTACATTTCTTACCCAAAGACCTTTATTAACAATGTTATTTCTTTCTAACTTTGGTTTTCTATAGTTCGATTCAGCCTCCAAATAAGAACCTGATATAACACCGattatattaatcaatatcGATATTTTAAACATCACTAGAACTGTACTTGTTCGTCGgagaataaatgaataatgtaGGGAATGTACAGCAATCAGAGTTGTgcgtttatttgtaaataaaaatgtatgtgatGTATGTGGGCTTATCGATATTTGCATTTTCATCGAAATTTGTAAAACGTTTATAACATTGCTACGTCAGTGTATTTTCAAGCATTTAATTgaacgtaataataaaatttcgtaAGGTTCGCATTATTACAAATCTTTTCGTTTGATAGAATTCTTTCGTTTAGGTTCGATTTTTTTGTTCACATCTAAATACTCAGTACCGGGGCGCTGCCTTACACGCATAGTTTTAGGCAAACAATCTAGTGTGATAGGACGGTCGTTTTATCGACAACAAGGTATGTCCCTATTCGATGTTTACATTTCTCGTAGCATTTTATTCATTCTATTTTGTAGAGTCACagctttgttttaaaaaaaattaaccggATATGGACTTTTTTGAATACGCATCATAAAGGTattttgatttagttttttaaagataatgtaTCTACAATTACTTGATCACATCCGTTTTTACTGTATAGTTAATTGTCGTGTCtatattgtatgtaacatCTTCCACGGATACTaaaataatccagtggcggtACAACTCTGTATTGtgataatcttttttttaaataaacaagtagAACGATCAGTCatctgtgcttgacacacgtcgtcgacttttGAAGACAAAGTgtagccagtttcctcacgatgttcaCCGGTTGAATGTCAAACCAATAGACAAAAAAAAGGCTATTGGTCCATAGCCAGGGTTCAAAGCTTCAACCTCAGCGATGGGAGTCACAGcctcaagccactaggccaataatGTTTATACTCTTGTCACTGCACTGCACTATTGACATATTTCCtttgtttgatttatataaataaaaactataaaaccacaaaaataaaatgagcacggttaattttattaaaatattaaataaatattcttgtgattgttctattatttattgtttttctgaTAAATATTGCTACAGTTAAAGTTATTCTTTATAAAGCCGTAAAAAGTAACAACTCATAATGTTACTTTAAAAgtaatacttatgtatatgttCCACTTAAGTACATACTTGCTGTTGTTGTAAAGCATTAAGATTAGATGTTACAGAACAAAGTTATTATTTCCAATTTGTTAACTTAAGGAAAGTaagtatatttacaattatttagaggattatttttctatgtgaaacaattttataaaatatgattaaatctTCGATTGAGTTGAATCGTGGACTtttctgaaacaaaaaattgaTTTGAGAAACGAtgtttgtaaaatgtattttctcaTGTCTGTTCAAAAAATATGGACATAAAAGGACCGTTGTAGtcttacgtaagcagattaactgttatatatgtgaataaatactgttgacgtaataaccagataagaaaatcaaagacccCCCTCACcccctatagtgcttacgtaatacttgaacggccccatagcagatagaaatattaaaaggtattttagtttaatcaaataataaaaaaataaataattataaaaatatgtacatatgaTTGATTACCTCCTTATGCAGGG contains:
- the LOC123717393 gene encoding uncharacterized protein LOC123717393 — encoded protein: MFKISILINIIGVISGSYLEAESNYRKPKLERNNIVNKGLWVRNVEKRPTGGAFIFRANSLDVDTLLQGNNDVFSENSPFISSYVERNKRSAYRKQRQPFRESMKKCSGATECTTDDVLIQSNLINKLKPAFFNDFPYDFAIVISDVPPNADINNMSKRKTEEQAPLINQSNTSTVGANIEVNKTINQKRSMSNFYDFQDVKKVEITETLNDTDDGDSKIDRSVFDKEKDIVWHQTAPVNVYQVLPKNKEIKDRPISERGIMKVLSMLTKTFKKIMKQHNEIKNIHRRLESLNGEVEKKIDDFNKKFVGIDSKYDEILKVNLELIKLEEKLKSEEQHFNDRDRGFSKNLLDFENQQRKFLAQQKQFYGVQKIMLEANEKINLKQNIITKTQSEISQKQNNFWRLLKKMQLTNANTKPHGMLNIGITKPIFKKQNKTSIVTTTQKAVATESVKINLLSIPEKTPLQNHDKLILDDKDKQNIDDLIYKYYFNNTFIDNVMKSKILASFAAEKRAIKKKNKRNNIIDKKTTILLPVDSISGKDLINKHAQRDKRWIRYLKSNNGRKNIMMPTTKAPIQTTIDVQGSKLNKLNPFIIMATSFCNEIGQNGSTQILSWCIEKALRRLQIMNLKFEEQLNPATEVNKGVTQVDKVHIFTTTKEKSTQSNTVAPVEQTTQQTQSSLATKSSIVMYFPDNEELESNLKQYELVQDNEGTVYFDGSLHSSDIARISNPDIDSEGFSDIMPGLDSNSKVELDPRALDLQALRRANVRRINERIINMKMV